Proteins from a single region of Chloroherpeton thalassium ATCC 35110:
- a CDS encoding AMP-binding protein, giving the protein MAEQKRAGQFPLKSHSEDAVRTNPIRDHRDYIEMQDACIYRFEEFHGDIAKREIHWFDKKLNAWITFSDEEKKWIGLDAETGESVQVNYPASFTPWKKTFDDAQAPFFRWFQKGLTNACFNEVDRHVMAGHGEETAFYFESDRWDATKNDGRGGPVSSFRITRKKLLYEVAKCALVLKKLGLKKGDRVCLNMPNILEQIYYTEACKRLGIIYTAIFGGFSAKSLSDRLENAGAKVIITTDGAYRNAQLLKFKEEYTDKALDNYIPLETATQLIAKRLKAMQAEDAVSNRILGKITSKLCLESTVERADVMACVGHALTELSDLSIKQKSKIRTELAKGLVSAPSRVAHVIVVKHSGQAIHWRADRDKWSHELLEEAAEELLQRAQEAGFMVKNQAELLALEGKAFIWAIYKSTMCEPLDAEFPLFFIYTSGSTGKPKGAVHVHGGFTIGVAHSMKVAFDARSGEDTAYVIADPGWIAGQSYLISATLLTRIASVVAEGSPIFPSPGRFASIIDRYQVTIFKAGVTFLKHVMANPLNLEDVLQCDLSSLRVATFFAEPCNPVVQEFGMKVITPRYINSYWATEHGCILWTHFYDNKHFPLKPDARTYPMPWVFGDVWISTGKDKEGREIYRVADNEERGEVVITKPFPSLARTIWGDDEAFLEKFEKEQWLGDLPRYTETYWSRWSDGKNPVLAYTQGDFAMKHAGGSYSFHGRSDDVINVSGRRIGTEEIESTLLKDKNQTLNSPIGNVIVVGGPHREKGLTPIAFVLAVQGKRLMQDDMRRLNELIRKDVGSDSVPSDYIEVSAFPETRSGKYMRRCLKHLMNDEDLGDVTALKNPEVLPEIKSKIADWKRKQAAAASQQIYEAYRYFRIQYASVKSDSFIAIVKFSNPPVNALNERSLDELNTVLDHLARRENVKAVIFTGKGTRSFVAGADVKQLYREMHSLDDALTSLNNAHLAFTKIECMEKPVIAAINGVALGGGNEFALACHYRIAEKKARFGQPEINLRLLPAYGATQRLPRILERYSDRHAAIKKSLEIMLGGRLLSAADAAHIGMIDEVVETDAVTRAVELATNFILEKPGDSKRLKSAVEYRQKVLMQWMAVGSFPDDVAADHEVLRLVHQATLSGRQKAAERIIAAVKDGYEKGLTKGFETEALLFAEAVIAPNEGKAGIKAFLEKKSAPLATRPFLFLSEKEESESLKTGDLLKMDAPFYPSVTKIPKYQYAQAVIRSPITGAPEHGDPEKFEQKVVVPVERPGANEVLLYMLASEVNFNDIWAIVGIPISQFKHVDKDIYITGSGGVGLIVEMGSEVLREGRLKVGDLVSVYPGQSELLSPMIGTDPMYCNFKIQGYETGDGSHQQFMLAQAPQCVLKPQDLSIEAGGSYILTMSTIYRALFCTLQVEEGKSIFIEGAATGTGLAALKIALKNRLHTVGLVSTKERAEFIQAIGAGGTINRMENELSKTFTKVPENPDQWEKWEKAGETLVSEFKEQNQGKLADYVVSHAGELSFPRSFQLLDEGGTLTFFGASSGYHFTFIGKAGLATPDEMLRRIRFRANQSVLTYYGIETEQSCIVDKYGLEIIETLRERGARIVVACNTDAQREFVQSLGFGSAVKHVFSLETLQRTQSAFSWPATMRNLPNPKHNIDDFRDAVREFNDTVFKAFAQEACMPFRTADNAKGNPDVVFERAGQDTLSVSTALARHFTGKVIYAEEMKGRRYSFYAPQVWMRQRKIYMPTANIFGTHMSNAAEVIELNAMIEAGMIEVSEPLVVEFEQLPEAHQEMWENRHRASVYVCNHCLPELGLKSKEELFAAWSVKK; this is encoded by the coding sequence ATGGCAGAGCAAAAACGAGCGGGGCAGTTCCCGCTAAAATCGCATTCGGAAGACGCCGTGCGGACAAACCCCATAAGAGACCATCGGGACTATATCGAGATGCAAGATGCTTGTATCTATCGATTTGAGGAGTTTCATGGCGATATCGCCAAGCGCGAAATTCATTGGTTCGATAAAAAACTGAACGCGTGGATTACCTTCTCGGATGAAGAAAAAAAGTGGATTGGCTTGGATGCCGAAACCGGAGAATCCGTTCAGGTCAATTATCCAGCTTCGTTCACGCCCTGGAAGAAGACCTTTGATGACGCGCAAGCTCCGTTTTTCCGTTGGTTTCAAAAGGGACTGACCAACGCTTGTTTCAACGAAGTCGACCGGCATGTGATGGCAGGACACGGCGAGGAAACGGCTTTCTACTTTGAGTCCGATCGCTGGGACGCCACTAAAAATGATGGTCGTGGAGGTCCGGTTAGCTCTTTTCGCATCACCCGCAAAAAGCTGCTTTATGAAGTAGCCAAGTGCGCACTCGTGCTCAAAAAACTTGGCCTAAAAAAAGGCGACCGCGTTTGCCTAAACATGCCAAACATTTTGGAGCAGATCTACTACACCGAAGCCTGCAAGCGACTCGGCATTATTTACACGGCCATCTTTGGTGGGTTTTCTGCAAAATCGCTTTCTGACCGGCTTGAAAATGCAGGCGCGAAAGTCATCATTACCACCGATGGCGCTTATCGCAACGCGCAGCTCCTAAAATTTAAGGAAGAATACACCGACAAAGCACTTGACAACTATATCCCGCTTGAAACGGCAACCCAGCTCATCGCCAAACGCCTTAAAGCCATGCAGGCTGAGGATGCGGTTTCAAACAGGATATTAGGAAAAATCACCTCAAAGCTTTGTTTGGAAAGCACGGTCGAGCGCGCCGATGTCATGGCCTGTGTTGGACACGCGCTCACCGAATTATCGGATTTATCGATCAAGCAAAAATCCAAAATTCGAACGGAACTGGCCAAAGGCTTGGTGTCCGCGCCCTCGCGTGTGGCACATGTGATTGTGGTGAAGCACAGCGGCCAAGCGATTCACTGGCGAGCCGACCGCGATAAATGGTCGCATGAATTGCTCGAAGAGGCGGCTGAGGAACTGCTTCAGCGGGCGCAAGAAGCTGGCTTTATGGTTAAAAACCAGGCCGAATTGCTTGCGTTGGAAGGCAAAGCCTTTATTTGGGCGATTTATAAAAGCACGATGTGCGAGCCGCTCGATGCTGAGTTTCCATTGTTCTTTATTTACACATCCGGCTCGACTGGCAAGCCCAAAGGCGCGGTGCATGTGCATGGCGGTTTCACGATTGGCGTTGCACATTCCATGAAAGTAGCTTTTGATGCGCGCAGCGGCGAAGACACCGCTTATGTTATTGCCGATCCGGGCTGGATTGCCGGCCAATCTTATTTAATCAGCGCCACACTTTTGACAAGAATCGCCAGCGTTGTAGCCGAAGGATCACCGATTTTTCCAAGTCCCGGACGCTTTGCAAGCATCATCGATCGCTATCAGGTTACGATTTTCAAAGCGGGCGTCACGTTCTTAAAACACGTGATGGCCAATCCGCTCAACCTGGAAGACGTCTTGCAGTGTGATCTTTCAAGCTTGCGCGTGGCCACTTTTTTCGCTGAACCCTGCAATCCGGTGGTGCAAGAATTTGGCATGAAAGTTATCACTCCGCGCTACATCAACTCCTATTGGGCAACAGAGCACGGCTGCATTCTTTGGACGCATTTCTACGACAACAAACACTTTCCTCTCAAACCCGACGCACGCACGTATCCCATGCCTTGGGTTTTTGGCGATGTTTGGATCAGCACAGGCAAAGACAAAGAGGGACGCGAAATTTATCGCGTTGCTGACAATGAAGAACGCGGCGAAGTGGTTATCACCAAACCCTTTCCCTCGCTGGCTCGCACCATTTGGGGCGACGATGAAGCGTTTCTTGAAAAATTTGAAAAAGAACAATGGCTCGGCGACCTTCCGCGCTACACCGAAACCTATTGGTCGCGCTGGTCGGACGGCAAAAATCCGGTTTTAGCCTACACACAAGGCGATTTTGCCATGAAACATGCTGGCGGCTCGTATTCTTTTCATGGCCGCTCAGACGATGTGATTAACGTCTCGGGTCGCCGAATTGGCACGGAGGAAATCGAAAGCACGCTTTTAAAGGATAAAAATCAGACGCTCAATTCCCCGATTGGCAATGTCATTGTCGTTGGCGGGCCGCATCGCGAAAAAGGCCTCACGCCGATTGCGTTTGTTTTGGCTGTTCAGGGCAAACGGCTTATGCAAGACGACATGCGCCGCTTAAATGAGCTCATTCGAAAAGATGTGGGTTCGGATAGTGTACCATCCGATTATATCGAAGTCAGTGCGTTTCCAGAAACGCGTAGCGGAAAATACATGCGCCGTTGCCTTAAACATTTGATGAACGACGAGGATCTTGGCGACGTAACCGCGCTGAAAAATCCAGAGGTGCTGCCCGAAATCAAAAGCAAAATTGCCGATTGGAAGCGCAAACAAGCGGCGGCGGCTTCGCAGCAAATTTATGAAGCATATCGCTACTTCAGAATTCAATACGCATCCGTCAAAAGCGATAGTTTCATTGCGATCGTCAAGTTTTCTAATCCGCCGGTCAATGCGCTCAACGAACGCAGCTTGGATGAACTCAACACGGTGCTGGATCATTTGGCGCGGCGCGAAAATGTCAAAGCGGTGATTTTCACCGGAAAAGGCACGCGCTCGTTTGTAGCTGGCGCCGATGTGAAGCAACTCTATCGCGAAATGCACTCGCTGGACGATGCGCTCACTTCGCTGAACAACGCGCACCTGGCTTTTACCAAAATTGAGTGCATGGAAAAGCCCGTGATTGCTGCCATCAATGGCGTAGCGCTTGGCGGCGGCAATGAGTTTGCGCTGGCCTGCCACTATCGCATTGCAGAAAAGAAAGCCCGTTTCGGTCAGCCGGAAATAAACCTGCGCTTGCTGCCGGCTTATGGCGCCACACAGCGGCTGCCTCGCATTTTAGAACGCTATTCCGATAGACACGCGGCCATCAAAAAGTCTTTGGAAATTATGCTCGGCGGCAGGCTGCTTTCTGCGGCTGACGCTGCGCACATCGGCATGATTGACGAAGTGGTCGAGACCGACGCCGTTACGCGCGCTGTGGAATTGGCCACCAATTTCATTTTGGAAAAACCCGGCGACAGCAAACGCCTCAAAAGCGCCGTGGAATATCGCCAAAAAGTTTTGATGCAATGGATGGCTGTCGGCTCATTTCCAGACGATGTGGCTGCTGACCATGAAGTTCTTCGTCTGGTTCACCAGGCAACGCTAAGCGGTCGCCAAAAAGCCGCCGAGCGCATTATTGCTGCCGTGAAAGACGGCTACGAAAAAGGCCTCACCAAAGGCTTTGAAACGGAAGCCTTGCTTTTCGCCGAAGCGGTCATTGCCCCAAACGAAGGAAAAGCCGGCATCAAAGCGTTTTTGGAAAAAAAATCTGCGCCGCTTGCCACCAGACCGTTTCTTTTCCTGAGCGAGAAAGAAGAATCCGAAAGCTTGAAAACAGGCGATTTGCTGAAAATGGATGCACCGTTTTATCCTTCCGTCACCAAAATTCCGAAATATCAATACGCGCAAGCCGTTATCAGAAGCCCCATTACTGGCGCGCCGGAACACGGCGATCCTGAAAAGTTCGAGCAAAAAGTTGTTGTTCCGGTCGAGCGGCCTGGCGCAAACGAAGTGCTGCTCTACATGCTCGCCAGCGAAGTCAATTTCAACGACATTTGGGCTATTGTGGGTATTCCGATTTCGCAGTTCAAACATGTCGATAAAGATATTTACATCACGGGAAGTGGCGGTGTTGGGCTTATTGTTGAAATGGGCAGCGAAGTGCTCCGCGAAGGCCGCTTGAAAGTCGGCGACTTGGTTTCCGTTTATCCAGGCCAAAGCGAGTTGCTTTCGCCGATGATCGGCACCGACCCGATGTATTGCAATTTTAAAATTCAAGGCTACGAAACCGGCGATGGCTCGCATCAGCAATTTATGCTCGCACAAGCGCCACAGTGCGTTCTAAAACCACAAGATCTTAGCATCGAAGCGGGTGGCAGCTATATTTTAACCATGAGCACCATTTACCGTGCGCTGTTTTGCACGCTGCAAGTGGAGGAAGGCAAAAGCATTTTCATCGAAGGCGCGGCAACGGGAACCGGCTTAGCCGCTTTGAAAATTGCACTCAAAAATCGGTTGCACACGGTGGGACTGGTTTCCACAAAAGAACGCGCGGAATTTATTCAAGCCATTGGCGCGGGCGGCACGATCAACCGCATGGAAAACGAGCTTTCGAAAACGTTCACAAAAGTGCCGGAAAATCCCGACCAATGGGAAAAATGGGAAAAAGCTGGCGAAACACTGGTCAGCGAATTTAAGGAGCAAAATCAGGGCAAGTTGGCCGACTATGTGGTGTCGCATGCCGGCGAACTGAGCTTTCCACGTTCGTTTCAGCTTTTAGATGAAGGCGGCACGCTCACATTTTTTGGCGCGTCGAGCGGCTACCATTTCACATTTATTGGCAAAGCTGGCCTCGCCACACCCGACGAAATGCTTCGCCGCATTCGTTTTCGAGCAAATCAATCGGTGCTGACCTATTATGGCATAGAAACCGAACAAAGCTGCATTGTGGATAAATACGGGCTTGAAATTATAGAAACCTTGCGCGAACGCGGCGCGAGAATTGTGGTGGCGTGCAACACCGACGCGCAACGCGAGTTTGTTCAATCGCTCGGTTTTGGTAGCGCCGTCAAGCATGTTTTCAGCCTTGAAACCTTGCAGCGCACGCAATCTGCGTTTAGTTGGCCGGCCACCATGCGCAATCTCCCAAATCCCAAACACAACATAGACGATTTCAGAGATGCGGTGCGCGAATTTAATGACACGGTTTTCAAAGCATTCGCGCAGGAAGCCTGCATGCCGTTTCGCACCGCCGATAATGCCAAAGGAAATCCCGATGTTGTATTTGAACGCGCCGGGCAAGATACGCTTTCGGTTAGCACGGCGCTTGCCCGACATTTTACCGGCAAGGTGATTTATGCCGAGGAAATGAAAGGCCGGCGATACAGCTTCTACGCGCCGCAAGTTTGGATGCGCCAGCGAAAAATTTACATGCCAACTGCCAATATTTTTGGCACGCACATGAGCAACGCCGCCGAAGTTATCGAACTGAACGCGATGATCGAAGCCGGCATGATTGAAGTTTCCGAGCCACTGGTTGTGGAGTTCGAGCAATTGCCAGAAGCACATCAAGAAATGTGGGAAAATCGCCATCGTGCGAGCGTGTATGTGTGCAATCATTGTTTGCCAGAGCTCGGCTTAAAAAGCAAAGAAGAACTTTTCGCCGCTTGGAGTGTGAAAAAATAA
- a CDS encoding Crp/Fnr family transcriptional regulator has protein sequence MEQKELIQRLGEVSIFETLTDDELKSIIERSQLLSYKKDDVVLFESELGNALYIILDGFVKISRTNEDYKEVILAILAERDFFGEMSVLDGAVRSADAIAISKVHALKIAAEDFLDLLEKNPKISLALLREMVSRLRKTDHQIKSISLSDAIGKVASVILRLANDVGRQRRGRVEIDNFASQQEMANYAATSRETISRVLSMFERDGLIERDMNKIIITDFEAFKQKFS, from the coding sequence ATGGAACAAAAAGAACTTATACAAAGGCTTGGCGAAGTCAGTATTTTTGAAACACTTACTGACGATGAGCTAAAAAGCATTATAGAGCGAAGCCAACTTCTTTCCTACAAAAAGGATGATGTCGTTCTTTTTGAAAGCGAGCTCGGTAATGCCCTCTACATCATTTTGGATGGGTTTGTTAAAATTTCCCGAACCAACGAAGATTATAAAGAAGTTATTTTAGCCATTTTAGCCGAAAGAGATTTTTTTGGAGAAATGTCCGTTTTGGATGGCGCTGTTCGCTCTGCCGATGCGATCGCCATTTCTAAAGTTCATGCGCTGAAAATTGCAGCCGAAGACTTTCTCGACCTTTTGGAGAAAAATCCGAAAATTTCCCTTGCGCTGCTTCGCGAAATGGTGAGCCGCTTGCGCAAAACCGACCACCAAATTAAAAGCATTTCCCTTTCCGACGCCATTGGCAAAGTGGCTTCGGTTATTTTGCGACTTGCCAACGATGTTGGTCGCCAGCGGCGCGGACGCGTTGAAATCGATAATTTTGCCAGCCAACAGGAAATGGCCAATTATGCAGCCACGTCCCGCGAAACCATTTCGCGCGTGCTGTCTATGTTCGAACGCGATGGCCTCATCGAACGCGACATGAATAAAATCATCATCACCGATTTTGAAGCGTTCAAGCAAAAATTCAGTTAA
- the tig gene encoding trigger factor, whose amino-acid sequence MESKFKQLSDTEQELEISFSPDEFQPELDKQYKLAQAKAHLKGFRKGKAPLQMIKKMLGRDIQYQVVEELAGKNFESVAKENDLKLVGQAKIRHYELAENEKLSIYLIYEVHPAFELKPFNEYEFKKAEYQVSDETVEKELKKLLQSKGNMVAVEGAAAPTDIVIGDVQKLDADGTAIVGERQENQSFRLEYMKDDSPFFTALNGVNKGEERRVEVEVKEEDVPEENKKQTFLISVKEIKRMELPELTDELVKELSRGKNETVQDFRDELRKQIEAYFTNKSEEDLMESVAQKFLEENVFTAPSSLIKMYEDMLLDNAKRQIGGAFPPGFDETYYRAEIRPNAEKHARWMLIRNKIAELNGIEVSDDDIKALAEKEAKLTGAEATEEFVNTYFSEQYKPYVIDTLLRDKIYEFIKANTKIEVESKLPEAAV is encoded by the coding sequence TTGGAAAGCAAATTTAAGCAGCTCAGCGATACCGAACAGGAGTTAGAGATTAGTTTTTCCCCTGATGAGTTTCAGCCCGAATTGGATAAGCAATATAAACTGGCGCAAGCTAAAGCGCATTTGAAGGGATTTCGTAAGGGAAAAGCCCCGCTACAAATGATCAAGAAAATGCTTGGTAGAGACATTCAGTATCAAGTTGTCGAAGAGCTTGCGGGGAAAAATTTTGAGAGCGTTGCCAAAGAGAACGACTTGAAATTGGTGGGTCAGGCCAAAATTCGCCACTATGAACTTGCAGAAAATGAAAAGCTATCCATTTACCTCATCTATGAAGTTCATCCTGCGTTCGAATTAAAGCCGTTTAACGAGTACGAGTTCAAGAAAGCGGAATATCAAGTTTCGGATGAAACGGTTGAAAAAGAGCTGAAAAAGCTGCTTCAAAGCAAAGGAAATATGGTGGCGGTTGAAGGCGCTGCTGCCCCGACTGACATTGTGATCGGCGATGTGCAAAAGCTGGATGCTGATGGCACTGCAATTGTTGGCGAACGTCAGGAAAATCAGTCTTTCCGCCTTGAGTATATGAAGGATGACTCGCCGTTTTTCACGGCCTTAAATGGTGTGAATAAAGGGGAAGAGCGTCGCGTGGAAGTTGAAGTGAAAGAAGAAGATGTTCCAGAAGAAAATAAAAAGCAGACATTTTTAATTTCGGTCAAGGAAATCAAGCGCATGGAGCTTCCAGAGCTGACCGATGAACTTGTTAAAGAACTTTCTCGCGGTAAAAATGAAACCGTGCAGGATTTCCGTGACGAGCTTCGCAAACAAATCGAAGCTTATTTTACAAACAAGTCGGAAGAAGACTTGATGGAAAGCGTCGCTCAAAAGTTCCTTGAGGAAAATGTGTTTACCGCGCCCAGCTCGCTTATAAAGATGTATGAAGACATGCTGCTCGATAATGCCAAACGCCAAATCGGTGGTGCGTTTCCTCCTGGATTTGACGAGACTTATTATCGTGCCGAAATTCGTCCGAATGCTGAAAAGCACGCGCGCTGGATGCTCATCAGAAATAAAATTGCGGAATTAAATGGTATTGAGGTTTCTGATGACGACATTAAAGCTTTGGCTGAAAAAGAAGCCAAACTCACTGGCGCAGAAGCGACCGAAGAGTTCGTAAATACTTATTTCTCTGAGCAGTATAAACCGTATGTGATCGACACGCTCTTGAGAGACAAAATTTATGAGTTCATCAAGGCGAACACAAAAATCGAAGTGGAGTCCAAATTGCCTGAAGCGGCTGTTTAA
- a CDS encoding PorV/PorQ family protein: MTNAQAVLGKYAGEFLTLGAGGRYLGMGGAAVALSQDVTAGYWNPSGLFYIDYPQVAFMHVESFGSVVNYDYASVAFPFMSNKSLGISVIRVAVSSIPDTRAAWDSEAEALRTNADELITYFDAADYAFIFSYAAKSSYQMAYGISAKILHRNIGSIATAWGVGFDIGCQYTFSNGVQLGASVQDVTTTFLAWDTGENELIAPTLKLGSAYAFGFLFGKISLAMDSDVRFEGRKKSATFSLGQASFDFHAGVEYAYRDVVALRGGVDDIGRPTLGAGLKISKLNIDYGLALYNQTDEPGNTHRISLQIELHQENFKRN, from the coding sequence TTGACAAATGCGCAAGCCGTTCTTGGAAAATATGCCGGTGAATTTTTAACGCTTGGCGCCGGCGGACGCTATCTTGGCATGGGCGGTGCGGCGGTGGCGCTTTCGCAAGATGTCACGGCGGGGTATTGGAATCCATCGGGGCTGTTTTATATCGACTATCCTCAAGTTGCTTTCATGCACGTGGAAAGCTTTGGTAGCGTGGTCAATTATGATTACGCCAGCGTGGCGTTTCCATTTATGAGCAACAAAAGCTTGGGCATTAGCGTAATTCGCGTCGCCGTTTCCAGCATTCCCGATACGCGCGCCGCTTGGGACTCGGAGGCTGAAGCACTTCGCACAAATGCCGATGAGCTAATCACTTATTTTGATGCAGCCGACTATGCGTTTATTTTTTCCTATGCTGCGAAAAGTTCTTATCAAATGGCGTATGGCATCAGTGCGAAAATTTTGCATCGCAACATCGGTAGTATTGCAACGGCTTGGGGCGTTGGTTTCGACATCGGTTGTCAATACACCTTTTCAAATGGCGTTCAGCTTGGCGCGTCGGTGCAAGATGTGACCACTACATTTTTAGCGTGGGACACGGGCGAAAATGAACTCATTGCGCCAACGCTTAAGCTTGGCAGCGCTTATGCTTTTGGATTCCTTTTTGGAAAAATTTCGCTCGCTATGGATTCGGACGTGCGCTTTGAAGGACGCAAAAAGTCGGCAACTTTTTCACTTGGGCAAGCAAGCTTTGATTTTCATGCTGGCGTGGAATATGCGTATCGCGATGTCGTGGCCTTGCGCGGCGGTGTGGACGATATTGGCCGCCCGACACTTGGCGCCGGACTGAAAATTTCTAAGCTCAATATCGATTATGGACTTGCTTTATATAATCAAACCGATGAGCCTGGCAACACGCACCGAATTTCCCTACAAATCGAACTGCATCAAGAAAATTTTAAGCGAAACTAA
- a CDS encoding DNA methyltransferase, translated as MSIGQYRNRSYLSATEAAQYLNISVSELHRLANANEINARMATSGQMRFSLSDLKDYASRASLAHRPQPASLSRSKITVDEVFIELFNKDSSSLEELADDSIHLMVTSPPYFNAKLYAAEPISGDLGDIHDIDDWFSKIGHVWQEVFRVLQPGRKAFINIMNLPISLEDGKYRTLNLVGRTIDVCEAIGFTFKRDIVWHKTNAVRAHFGTYPYPGGILINNMHEFILEFDKPERRGARKYAHVTKDQREASKLDKEFWLSIKKSDVWVMAPEGSGNNRSHVAPFPYELPMRIIKAFSYVGERILDPFVGSGTTLCAAADLRRNSFGYEINPEIATKTLHHLATRFAEPPGNH; from the coding sequence GTGAGCATTGGCCAGTATCGCAATCGTAGTTACCTTTCTGCTACTGAAGCTGCACAATATTTGAACATCTCCGTTTCTGAGCTCCACCGTTTGGCAAACGCAAATGAAATCAACGCGCGCATGGCGACCAGCGGCCAAATGCGCTTTTCGCTTTCCGATTTAAAAGATTATGCCAGTCGCGCATCACTTGCGCATCGCCCACAACCTGCTTCGCTGAGTCGATCCAAAATCACGGTTGATGAGGTGTTTATCGAGCTTTTCAACAAAGATTCGTCCTCGCTCGAGGAACTGGCAGACGACAGCATCCACTTGATGGTTACTTCGCCGCCGTATTTCAACGCGAAGCTTTACGCCGCCGAACCCATTTCGGGTGACTTGGGCGACATTCACGACATCGACGATTGGTTTTCAAAAATTGGCCACGTTTGGCAGGAAGTTTTTCGCGTTTTGCAACCCGGGCGAAAAGCCTTTATCAACATTATGAATTTGCCGATCAGCCTCGAAGATGGAAAATATCGAACGCTGAACTTGGTTGGACGCACCATCGATGTATGCGAGGCCATTGGCTTCACGTTTAAGCGCGATATCGTTTGGCACAAAACAAACGCGGTTCGTGCGCATTTCGGCACGTATCCTTACCCGGGCGGCATTTTAATTAACAACATGCACGAGTTTATCCTCGAATTTGACAAACCCGAGCGGCGCGGCGCGAGAAAATATGCCCACGTCACCAAAGACCAACGAGAAGCATCCAAGCTGGATAAGGAATTTTGGCTCAGCATCAAAAAAAGCGATGTGTGGGTGATGGCGCCGGAAGGCAGCGGCAACAACCGCTCGCATGTTGCGCCCTTTCCATACGAATTGCCCATGCGAATTATTAAAGCATTTAGTTACGTTGGCGAGCGCATCCTTGATCCGTTTGTCGGTTCAGGAACCACGCTCTGCGCCGCCGCCGATTTGCGCCGAAATAGCTTTGGCTATGAAATCAATCCTGAAATTGCCACCAAAACCCTTCATCATTTAGCCACGCGCTTTGCCGAACCTCCTGGAAATCACTAA
- a CDS encoding M48 family metallopeptidase: protein MNLYALVIAVTLIFSYILKLVAEYLNLSALQKTLPKEFEGVYDAESYAKSQEYLRVKTRFSLLTETIDLVILFLFWFLGGFEFLDSFVRSFGYGSIPTGLLFISILMAAQGLLNLPFELYSTFVIEERFGFNKTTLATFFADHFKGLALGALLGAPLLAGILWFFENAGPLAWLWCWLCLTGVTILLQYLAPSVIMPLFNKFTPLEDGDLKRAILNYAESVKFPLTGIYVIDGSKRSTKANAFFTGFGKNKRIALYDTLIENNTVPELVAVLAHEIGHYKKKHILQSLVIGTLHTGLLFYLLSLFLTNQALFDAFFVTNLSVYAGLIFFGLLYSPVELLLSIFMQIFSRKNEFEADRFATETYGDGEAMVGALKKLSVNNLSNLTPHPFYIFLNYSHPPVLERVQAIRKVAGGMCQVQNASVG, encoded by the coding sequence ATGAACCTTTATGCGCTCGTAATTGCCGTCACATTAATTTTTTCATACATCCTAAAGCTTGTGGCCGAGTATTTGAATTTAAGCGCGTTGCAAAAAACGCTGCCGAAGGAATTTGAAGGCGTTTATGATGCCGAGTCGTATGCCAAGTCGCAGGAATATTTGCGTGTGAAAACGCGCTTTAGCCTTTTAACCGAAACCATTGATTTGGTCATCCTTTTTCTTTTTTGGTTTTTGGGCGGCTTTGAGTTTTTGGATTCATTTGTCAGAAGCTTCGGCTACGGCTCGATTCCCACCGGCCTTTTGTTCATCAGTATTTTAATGGCGGCGCAAGGCCTGTTGAATTTGCCGTTTGAATTGTATTCCACTTTCGTCATCGAAGAGCGATTTGGTTTTAACAAAACCACGCTCGCCACGTTTTTTGCCGATCATTTCAAAGGGCTGGCGCTGGGCGCATTGCTGGGCGCGCCGCTTTTGGCCGGCATTTTATGGTTTTTTGAAAATGCGGGGCCGCTGGCGTGGCTTTGGTGTTGGCTTTGCCTCACGGGCGTTACCATTTTGCTCCAATATCTGGCGCCGAGCGTCATCATGCCGCTTTTCAACAAATTCACGCCACTCGAAGATGGCGACCTGAAACGCGCGATTTTAAATTATGCCGAGTCCGTGAAATTTCCCTTGACCGGCATTTATGTTATCGACGGCTCAAAGCGCTCGACCAAAGCGAACGCCTTTTTCACCGGATTCGGCAAAAACAAACGCATTGCGCTTTACGACACGCTCATCGAGAACAACACCGTGCCGGAGCTCGTGGCGGTGCTTGCGCACGAAATCGGGCATTACAAGAAAAAACACATCTTGCAAAGCTTGGTGATCGGCACGCTGCACACCGGTTTGCTTTTCTATCTGCTTTCGCTGTTTCTAACCAATCAAGCGCTTTTCGATGCGTTTTTTGTGACGAACCTATCGGTTTATGCCGGATTGATTTTCTTCGGACTGCTGTATTCGCCGGTTGAGCTGTTGCTCTCGATTTTCATGCAAATTTTTTCGCGGAAAAATGAATTTGAAGCCGATCGGTTTGCTACTGAAACTTACGGCGACGGCGAGGCAATGGTCGGTGCACTCAAAAAGCTTTCGGTCAATAACTTGTCGAACTTGACGCCGCACCCATTTTATATTTTCCTGAATTATTCGCATCCGCCGGTGTTGGAACGCGTTCAAGCGATTCGCAAGGTGGCCGGGGGCATGTGCCAAGTCCAGAACGCATCGGTTGGATGA